The Mangrovimonas cancribranchiae nucleotide sequence ATCGTTTCCTGCTACAACTGTTAAATTGCCAGAGGTTCCTGTATAAATTAAAACAGCTGTATCGTATCCTGACCCACATAAGCTAACAGTAACATCGGCAGCACCTTCAACACTACTATCATAACTATACCATACATTTGGTCCATCTAAATCTGCACCAAAACCATCTGGAGCATCATCTTCATCTAAGGTTGCTAATTGTGTACTTCCTGTGTAAGTACCACCACAAGTTACTGCTTCTGCATTGGCAAAATCATCGTTTGCTGGTGGGCAATCTGTTTGGGTGACTGCTGAACTAGTTACTGTACAAGACCCATCATCGTTATCATCATCAATAGTAATTACAACATCTGTTCCATTAACATAAGGACCAAACTGTAAAGTTCCTACTGCAGATAAAGGCTGAGATGGGCTTCCTTGATCGTCTGAAACCGTTAAATCTGTAGCACTTCCCATATCTGTCACATCTACTTCTACATAAAAACCACCACTTGTGTCGCAATCGCTAACCACATTAAAATCTGCTGTAACAGCCGTACAAGTATTTTCTGTAATATCTAATGTGTATGCCGTACTCTGAGGTGATGGGTAAGTAGAAATTACAATATAATAAGTTGTTCCTGCAACTAAGCTAACCTCAGGAAGGCTTGGGTTTCCACCACTTTGAGTATCTGAATCAACACAAGTTACAAATGGACATTGTTCATATACAAATAAACCAACCCATGTACCTGTCCCAGATGTTGTCATATTTACTGACATATCTGTTGCTGGAGTAAAACTATACACTACATCATCTCCATTAAGATAAGAGGATGAAGAACAAGCATCGTCTGCAGAACCATAGTCATCACCGTAATTAGAAGTATCATCTGTTGTTGAGTAAGGAAGTGATCCAACAACAATTGAGTTTTCACACACTTCACCAGGAAGAGCACAGCCCGTTTCAAAATCTCCTAAAGGAAAATCGCAAGCTGAATCAGAGTGTTGTACGGTTAAGGTTACAGTATCTCCAATAGTATACGGCCCAGCTGTTACTGTTCCTGCAATAATTGGAAATGTATTAGTTCCATCTGAAACAAAAGTTCCATCTCCAACTGTAGAAACTACAACATCTACTGAAAATTCACTGTTTCCACAATCGTCAGCCACTGTAGAGCTATCTACAACAACTGGGGTACATGTTGGCGTTTCATAAGTAACCTCTACATCTATAGTAATGGTTACATCATCACTCCAAGCATCGTCATCATGAGATGTAATCGTCAATGAGGTAAAACCTGTAATATCTGTGTTATTAATTTCAGCAGCACAAACTGGAATAGCAGCTCCTCCATCAATAGATAGATCAAAGCCATACCAATCTGATGCATCAGTAGAACAATCAGCTGTCAAACTATCCGCTGCATCGACAAGCTGTAAGCTTTGAATTGTCTGTGAGTTATTACAAGTTAAATCAGCAGCATTAATTGTCAGAACTGTAGGACCATCATCTGTACCAGAAGCCGAAAATGTCTGCGTACATGTGGATTGCGCCATTCCCTGCCACGAAAAGGCTAGAGCAAAAAGCGCAAATAAATAAAATGTAATTTTTTTCATTTAGTTTTAGTTTTATCAGTTAATAATTAATTAATAGAGTGTTAAATTATTGATAATTTTAGATAAATTAACAAATACAAACGTCTTATCGATAAAATACATATTTAATCGGTGAAAATACGGTAATAAAAAAAGGGAAACGTGACGTTTCCCTTTTAATTTTTATGTAAAAAATATTTAATTAAGCATCTTTTGTAAAGGCTTCCATAACCTCGTTACTTACACCTACATTAGAGAATCCACCATCGTGATACAAGTTTTGTAAGGTTACCATTTTGGTAAGATCGCTAAACATAGTTACTATGTAATTGGCGCAATCCATTGCACTGGCATTTCCTAGTGGCGACATTTTATCGGCATAACTAATAAACCCATCAAATCCTTTTACACCTTGCCCTGCTGTTGTAGGTGTTGGTGATTGCGAAATAGTGTTTACGCGTACTTGTTTTTCTTTACCAAAAAAGTACCCAAAACTTCTGGCTATACTTTCTAATAGCGCTTTATTATCGGCCATGTCGTTATAATCTGGAAAAACGCGTTGTGCTGCCATATAAGTTAAAGCTATAATGCTTCCCCAGCTGTTCATCGCATCTTTTTTGTATAGGGTTTGCATGACTTTATGAAAAGAGGTTGCCGACACATCGGTTCCTTTTTGGGTCCAGTCGTAATTTTGGTCGGTATAATGTCTGCCTTTTCTAACGTTAATAGACATCCCAATAGAGTGTAGTACAAAGTCTATTTTTCCGCCTAAAATCTCCATAGACTTTTCTACTAAATTCTCTAAGTCCTCTAACGATGTGGCATCGGCAGGAATAACTTGCGCACCTGTTTGTTCTGCTAGTTTGTTTATTTGCCCCATGCGCATGGCTACAGGAGCGTTTGTTAATACAAACTCACCGCCTTCTTCATGTACGCGAAGTGCTGTTTTCCATGCGATAGAGTTTTCATCTAGTGCACCAAAAATGATTCCTTTCTTTCCTTTTAATAAATTATATGACATAGTCTTGTTGTTGATTCGTTGTTTAAATTTCAAAGATAGTATTAATTCAATAATTGTTTAGCATGTGCTAGGGCAGAATTTGAAATTTCTACACCGCCAAGCATTTGTGCTATTTCTACAATACGATCGTCGTGATTTAATTGTATTAAATTCGTGGTTGTTTTATTATTTTTAGTGTCTTTAAACACCTTAAAATGTGTGTGTCCTTTGGCTGCTACTTGCGGTAAATGTGTTATTGAAAACACTTGCATATTCTGGCTCATTTTAAGCATAATTTCGGCTATTTTGTTAGAGACTTCACCAGAAACACCCGTGTCTATTTCATCGAACATAATAGATGGTAATTGTATGTAATTAGACAATACATATTTAATAGATAGCATAATTCTAGATAACTCCCCTCCAGAAGCTGCTTTTTTAAGCTCATTAAACGGCATACCTTTGTTTGCCGTAAACAAAAAGGCTAATTCGTCTTTACCATTTGGTAAAAAGATTTCTGTAGGTTGCACCTGAATTTTAAATTGGGCGTTTGGCATACCTAATTGCTCTAAAAGGGTTTCCAATTGTTTTATTAAACTTGGAATAGCTTTTTCTCTTTTTTGATGAATGTCTTGAGAAATCCTGTTTAAGCTTTTAGCTTTTTGTGCAATGTCTTTCTCTAGAGCTTCGATATGTTCATCTAAACTTTCACCTTCTGATACTTTTTGAGCTAAGCTGTTTTTAACCTTGATAAGGTCATCAACATCCTCAACCAAGTGTTTTTTCATTAGGTCGTTAATAACTTGTAATTTATCGTTTACAAGTTGTAGTCTATTAGGATCTGTTTCTAAATGCTCCTGAAAAGCTTCAACCTCTGAAAAAATATCGTCTACCTCTATAGCAACCGATTGAATACGCTCACCAACATTTTTGTAATTTTCGGAATACTGAGACAAGTCTTGAAAGTTACTTTTTAAATCGTTTAGCATAGCTAAAATACTTGCCTGATCGTTCTCTAAAAGTTGATGCGAATGCAGTAACTTCTCTTGAATTTCCTCTACATTATTTAGTGTTTCATATTCTTCTTCTAAAGCTTGTAATTCACCTGAAACCAAATTAGCTTCT carries:
- the recN gene encoding DNA repair protein RecN produces the protein MLTSLSIKNYALIENLQVDFTQGFTIITGETGAGKSILLGGLSLILGKRADLSAIKNPEEKCIIEAEFNLEHLNLKTLFKAEDLDYDPLTIIRREILPSGKSRAFVNDSPVNLSSLQVLGNQLIDIHSQHETLQLVTNDFQFQVIDALAKNTKNVTSYQTQLEDYKQLKKQLEERKVQKSKAVKEHDYNLFLLNELEEANLVSGELQALEEEYETLNNVEEIQEKLLHSHQLLENDQASILAMLNDLKSNFQDLSQYSENYKNVGERIQSVAIEVDDIFSEVEAFQEHLETDPNRLQLVNDKLQVINDLMKKHLVEDVDDLIKVKNSLAQKVSEGESLDEHIEALEKDIAQKAKSLNRISQDIHQKREKAIPSLIKQLETLLEQLGMPNAQFKIQVQPTEIFLPNGKDELAFLFTANKGMPFNELKKAASGGELSRIMLSIKYVLSNYIQLPSIMFDEIDTGVSGEVSNKIAEIMLKMSQNMQVFSITHLPQVAAKGHTHFKVFKDTKNNKTTTNLIQLNHDDRIVEIAQMLGGVEISNSALAHAKQLLN
- a CDS encoding SDR family oxidoreductase; the protein is MSYNLLKGKKGIIFGALDENSIAWKTALRVHEEGGEFVLTNAPVAMRMGQINKLAEQTGAQVIPADATSLEDLENLVEKSMEILGGKIDFVLHSIGMSINVRKGRHYTDQNYDWTQKGTDVSATSFHKVMQTLYKKDAMNSWGSIIALTYMAAQRVFPDYNDMADNKALLESIARSFGYFFGKEKQVRVNTISQSPTPTTAGQGVKGFDGFISYADKMSPLGNASAMDCANYIVTMFSDLTKMVTLQNLYHDGGFSNVGVSNEVMEAFTKDA
- a CDS encoding T9SS type A sorting domain-containing protein, producing MKKITFYLFALFALAFSWQGMAQSTCTQTFSASGTDDGPTVLTINAADLTCNNSQTIQSLQLVDAADSLTADCSTDASDWYGFDLSIDGGAAIPVCAAEINNTDITGFTSLTITSHDDDAWSDDVTITIDVEVTYETPTCTPVVVDSSTVADDCGNSEFSVDVVVSTVGDGTFVSDGTNTFPIIAGTVTAGPYTIGDTVTLTVQHSDSACDFPLGDFETGCALPGEVCENSIVVGSLPYSTTDDTSNYGDDYGSADDACSSSSYLNGDDVVYSFTPATDMSVNMTTSGTGTWVGLFVYEQCPFVTCVDSDTQSGGNPSLPEVSLVAGTTYYIVISTYPSPQSTAYTLDITENTCTAVTADFNVVSDCDTSGGFYVEVDVTDMGSATDLTVSDDQGSPSQPLSAVGTLQFGPYVNGTDVVITIDDDNDDGSCTVTSSAVTQTDCPPANDDFANAEAVTCGGTYTGSTQLATLDEDDAPDGFGADLDGPNVWYSYDSSVEGAADVTVSLCGSGYDTAVLIYTGTSGNLTVVAGNDDFCSLQSEATFTADGTQTYYITINGYSSTSTGSYTMDVTCEASCTPAQANQDCASAIAMAVDGNTNTVDNTCASVNAEQTSCDTFGTIADIWYTFEVPASQEVEITTTLGTATAAHVAVYSGTCGALVGETCSDGTAEASVSLSGLTAGETYYLQLWNNGSEEGTFDVVLSDPTMSVDNFSSDALFTYYPNPVNNMLSLKAQSNISNVSVYNMLGQEVIRTAPNTVSNDVNMSELQAGAYFVKVTVNGATETIRIIKK